The following coding sequences lie in one Arachis hypogaea cultivar Tifrunner chromosome 4, arahy.Tifrunner.gnm2.J5K5, whole genome shotgun sequence genomic window:
- the LOC112744847 gene encoding protein-tyrosine-phosphatase MKP1-like: protein MVGNDDAGDRRVFWRSASWSSSRTGTASSNNPSGEADPNSCGGDTVTGQNRKFCPPPLTPRSQQSSKSRSSLPPLQPLSIARRSLDEWPQASSDDIGEWLPPQPPLTPGGGMRGNPGERLKLDLSSIQMNNDRNCNNGSNSSGNNNSCNNNGVSGLLKRDRIAFFDKECSKVAEHVYLGGDAVAKNRDILKQNGITHILNCVGFVCPEYFKADFVYRTLWLQDSPSEDITSILYDVFDYFEDVREQGGRVFVHCCQGVSRSTSLVIAYLMWREGQSFDDAFQLVKAARGIADPNMGFACQLLQCQKRVHAVPLSPTSLLRMYRMAPHSPYDPLHLVPKMLTDPSPSALDSRGAFFVHIPTAIFVWIGMKCDPIMERDARGAVGQIIRYEKAEGPVKVIREAHEPADFWEVFSRFLPLMDKSYSKVESFKSSAKVRPGERKVGSYDVDYEVFQKAIVGGFVPPFPSSEDEHETHLPARESSWSALRRKVSSSHMKEIVTAPKSSLPRVYSDSMLCIHSTKTSSPSSSSISSSSPSYISPDSVSSDSNSHLKFLSEVSPDNSAVLTANPVSSSLSKFSNLTLLQSSTSQPVSNSADICDFKLSHPHSHPAPLPLKKPSSSLAERRGSLSKSLQLPLMNDKTEVTDKPLPLHANRQDGVLENGNLSCSQPSDSTYNSCGTNNRVEDTGANSINVDYKDSLPVRKSSELSIYGSSSGYLKPTSSDSLHNGDGSLQCKISQTLVYRWPNLEKIETFGASHLESKAAFVVFSPTFDVNEGNILYFWIGRSFSCDASRVQLIRGMKSDFVGEFDWNRIGCDVLTRLSLPKNTIVKVVRQNEEPREFHSLLSSL from the exons ATGGTGGGAAACGACGATGCTGGTGACCGGAGAGTGTTTTGGAGGTCGGCGTCGTGGTCCTCCTCTCGCACCGGCACCGCTTCCAGCAATAACCCATCCGGTGAGGCGGATCCAAATTCCTGCGGCGGAGACACTGTCACCGGCCAGAATCGCAAGTTCTGTCCGCCGCCACTTACGCCGCGATCGCAGCAGAGTTCCAAGTCCCGGTCGAGCCTGCCGCCCCTCCAGCCGCTTTCGATAGCCCGGCGGAGCCTCGATGAGTGGCCGCAGGCGAGCTCTGATGACATTGGGGAGTGGTTGCCCCCGCAGCCGCCGTTGACCCCTGGTGGCGGCATGAGAGGTAACCCTGGTGAAAGGTTGAAACTTGATCTCTCCTCAATTCAGATGAACAATGATAGGAATTGCAATAATGGCAGTAATAGTAGTGGTAATAATAATAGTTGTAACAATAATGGTGTTAGTGGACTCTTGAAGAGGGATAGAATTGCATTTTTTGATAAGGAGTGTTCAAAGGTTGCTGAACATGTTTACCTTGGTGGTGATGCTGTTGCTAAGAATAGGGATATATTGAAACAGAATGGGATCACTCATATCTTGAACTGTGTTGGTTTTGTGTGCCCCGAGTATTTTAAGGCTGATTTTGTGTATAGAACATTGTGGCTTCAGGATAGTCCTTCGGAGGATATAACTAGTATCTTGTATGATGTGTTTGATTACTTTGAGGATGTTAGGGAACAAGGTGGTAGGGTGTTTGTGCACTGTTGTCAAGGTGTGTCTAGGTCTACTTCGTTGGTGATTGCATACCTCATGTGGAGGGAAGGACAGAGCTTTGATGATGCTTTTCAGTTGGTGAAGGCTGCAAGGGGTATTGCCGATCCGAATATGGGTTTTGCTTGCCAGTTGTTGCAGTGCCAGAAGAGGGTGCATGCAGTTCCTCTTAGCCCTACCTCTTTGCTTAGGATGTATAGGATGGCTCCACACTCGCCTTATGATCCTTTGCATCTCGTCCCCAAAATGTTAACGGATCCTTCGCCTTCCGCATTGGACTCCAGGGGAGCTTTTTTTGTACATATTCCCACTGCAATATTTGTTTGGATTGGTATGAAGTGTGATCCCATCATGGAAAGGGATGCCAGAGGTGCTGTTGGTCAGATTATTCGCTATGAGAAAGCGGAAGGACCCGTTAAAGTGATTAGGGAAGCTCATGAACCTGCTGACTTCTGGGAAGTTTTCTCAAGGTTCTTGCCTTTGATGGATAAATCTTACAGTAAAGTAGAAAGTTTCAAATCAAGTGCTAAGGTTCGGCCGGGTGAGAGGAAAGTGGGCTcctatgatgttgattatgaagTTTTCCAAAAAGCTATTGTTGGAGGTTTTGTGCCACCATTTCCATCATCAGAGGATGAACATGAAACCCATCTTCCTGCAAGAGAGAGTAGTTGGAGTGCCTTAAGGCGTAAAGTTTCCTCTTCTCATATGAAGGAGATTGTCACAGCCCCTAAGTCATCCCTCCCAAGGGTTTATTCCGATTCCATGTTGTGTATTCATTCAACAAAAACTTCATCTCCATCCTCATCATCTATATCATCATCTTCGCCCTCGTATATCTCTCCAGATTCTGTTTCTTCTGATTCCAATTCTCATTTGAAGTTCTTGTCAGAGGTTTCCCCAGATAACTCTGCAGTTTTGACTGCCAATCCAGTGTCTTCATCTTTGTCCAAGTTTTCTAATTTGACCCTGTTGCAAAGTTCTACTTCCCAACCAGTATCTAATAGTGCCGATATCTGTGATTTCAAGTTGTCACATCCTCATTCTCACCCAGCCCCGTTGCCTTTGAAAAAACCATCATCTTCCTTGGCCGAACGCAGGGGTAGTTTGTCAAAGTCTTTGCAGTTGCCTCTAATGAATGATAAAACAGAGGTAACAGATAAACCATTGCCTTTGCATGCTAATCGACAGGATGGGGTTCTTGAGAATGGCAACTTAAGCTGTTCGCAACCATCAGATAGTACATATAATTCTTGTGGAACTAACAATCGTGTCGAGGACACAGGCGCTAATTCAATTAATGTGGACTACAAGGATTCTTTGCCCGTTAGAAAGTCTAGTGAGTTGTCAATATATGGTTCCTCAAGTGGATACTTGAAGCCTACATCATCAGATTCACTTCATAATGGGGATGGCTCATTGCAGTGCAAGATATCCCAAACTCTAGTATACCGCTGGCCCAATTTAGAAAAGATCGAGACTTTTGGTGCAAGTCATCTGGAATCTAAAGCTGCTTTTGTTGTGTTCTCTCCAACTTTTGATGTCAATGAGGGAAacattttatatttttggatagGGAGGTCTTTCAGTTGCGATGCTTCACGGGTTCAGTTAATCAGAGGTATGAAGTCAGATTTTGTAGGAGAATTTGACTGGAATCGAATTGGTTGTGATGTTCTTACACGGTTAAGTTTGCCGAAGAATACTATTGTCAAG GTTGTTAGACAGAATGAAGAACCACGAGAGTTCCACTCTTTGCTGAGTTCATTGTAG
- the LOC112744848 gene encoding psbP-like protein 1, chloroplastic isoform X2, translated as MASLQNSPTLHQTLFHNSFPQKHGASRSSRRESISFIVKAAQVPSQSNSTGSLSQDRPGRRQVIAIGSTTPLVFLFNQHSYSFAAENKKGYLPVLDKKDGYQFLYPFGWQEVVIEGQDKVFKDVIEPLESVSVNMIPTGKQDIREFGSPQQVCLVSVQVAFMHHLLMLQQDIDGKAYYRFEFIAQAPNYTRHALSTVSIGNGKFYTLTTGANERRWGKMKDRLQTVIDSFKIFNV; from the exons ATGGCTTCCCTCCAGAATTCTCCTACACTTCACCAAACCCTCTTCCATAATTCTTTCCCTCAG AAGCATGGTGCTTCTCGTTCCTCTAGAAGAGAGAGCATTTCTTTCATTGTCAAAGCTGCACAAGTTCCATCACAATCTAATTCAACAGGGTCACTTTCCCAAG ATAGACCTGGAAGGCGTCAAGTAATCGCCATTGGTTCTACAACCCCTTTGGTTTTTTTGTTCAACCAACATTCATACTCCT TTGCTGCAGAAAATAAGAAAGGGTATCTGCCGGTATTGGATAAGAAAGACGGATACCAATTTCTCTACCCTTTTGGATGGCAGGAAGTAGTGATTGAAGGTCAAGATAAGGTGTTCAAAGATGTCATCGAACCCCTTGAAAGTGTTAGTGTAAATATGATCCCAACCGGCAAACAGGATATTCGAGAATTCGGGTCCCCTCAACAGGTTTGCCTTGTATCAGTGCAAGTTGCATT CATGCACCATCTTTTGATGTTACAGCAAGATATTGATGGAAAAGCATATTATCGATTCGAGTTCATAGCGCAAGCTCCGAACTATACTCGGCATGCTCTTAGCACAGTTTCCATTGGCAATG GTAAATTTTACACATTGACCACAGGAGCAAATGAGAGAAGATGGGGGAAGATGAAGGACAGACTGCAGACAGTTATAGATTCCTTCAAGATTTTCAATGTTTGA
- the LOC112744850 gene encoding large ribosomal subunit protein uL23-like, whose translation MAPAKADNTKKADPKAQALKAAKAVKSGGKVFKKKANKIRTKVTFHRPKTLKKDRNPKYPRISAPPRNKLDHYQILKFPLTTESAMKKIEDNNTLVFIVDLRADKKKIKDAVKKMYDIQAKKVNTLIRPDGTKKAYVRLTPDYDALDVANKIGII comes from the exons ATGGCTCCCGCTAAGG CTGATAATACCAAAAAGGCTGATCCCAAAGCTCAGGCTTTGAAGGCAGCCAAGGCTGTTAAATCAGGTGGCAAAGTCTTTAAAAAGAAAGCTAATAAGATCAGGACCAAAGTCACATTTCACCGACCAAAGACACTCAAGAAGGACAGGAACCCTAAGTATCCTCGCATCAGTGCACCaccaagaaacaagttggaccatTATCAGATTCTTAAGTTTCCTCTTACCACAGAGTCTGCAATGAAGAAGATTGAGGATAACAACACACTGGTTTTCATTGTTGACCTCCGTGCTGACAAAAAGAAGATTAAAGATGCCGTCAAGAAAATGTATGATATTCAGGCCAAGAAAGTTAATACTTTGATCAG GCCGGACGGAACGAAGAAAGCCTATGTGAGGTTGACTCCGGATTACGACGCTTTGGATGTAGCCAACAAAATTGGCATAATCTAA
- the LOC112744848 gene encoding psbP-like protein 1, chloroplastic isoform X1 codes for MASLQNSPTLHQTLFHNSFPQKHGASRSSRRESISFIVKAAQVPSQSNSTGSLSQDRPGRRQVIAIGSTTPLVFLFNQHSYSFAAENKKGYLPVLDKKDGYQFLYPFGWQEVVIEGQDKVFKDVIEPLESVSVNMIPTGKQDIREFGSPQQVGETLIKKVLAPPTQKTKIIEATEQDIDGKAYYRFEFIAQAPNYTRHALSTVSIGNGKFYTLTTGANERRWGKMKDRLQTVIDSFKIFNV; via the exons ATGGCTTCCCTCCAGAATTCTCCTACACTTCACCAAACCCTCTTCCATAATTCTTTCCCTCAG AAGCATGGTGCTTCTCGTTCCTCTAGAAGAGAGAGCATTTCTTTCATTGTCAAAGCTGCACAAGTTCCATCACAATCTAATTCAACAGGGTCACTTTCCCAAG ATAGACCTGGAAGGCGTCAAGTAATCGCCATTGGTTCTACAACCCCTTTGGTTTTTTTGTTCAACCAACATTCATACTCCT TTGCTGCAGAAAATAAGAAAGGGTATCTGCCGGTATTGGATAAGAAAGACGGATACCAATTTCTCTACCCTTTTGGATGGCAGGAAGTAGTGATTGAAGGTCAAGATAAGGTGTTCAAAGATGTCATCGAACCCCTTGAAAGTGTTAGTGTAAATATGATCCCAACCGGCAAACAGGATATTCGAGAATTCGGGTCCCCTCAACAG GTTGGTGAAACTCTAATCAAGAAGGTTTTGGCTCCTCCAACCCAGAAAACAAAGATAATTGAGGCAACAGAG CAAGATATTGATGGAAAAGCATATTATCGATTCGAGTTCATAGCGCAAGCTCCGAACTATACTCGGCATGCTCTTAGCACAGTTTCCATTGGCAATG GTAAATTTTACACATTGACCACAGGAGCAAATGAGAGAAGATGGGGGAAGATGAAGGACAGACTGCAGACAGTTATAGATTCCTTCAAGATTTTCAATGTTTGA